ATGGCCATCTTTGCGCGTGATGTCGACACCGGGATGGCCAAGTGGGTCTATCAGATGACGCCCCACGACGAGTGGGACTACGACGGCGTCAACGAGATGATCCTGGCCGACATCGAGGTCAAGGGCAAAGACGTCAAGGCCCTCGTACACTTCGACCGCAACGGCTTCGGTTACACCATGAACCGCGAGACGGGCGAGCTCCTGGTCGCCGAGAAGTTCGATCCGTCGGTCAACTGGGCCACGCACGTGGACATGAAGACCGGCCGTCCCCAGACGGTGGCAAAGTACAGCACCCACAAGGGCGGCGAGGACGTCAACACCAAGAACGTCTGTCCCGCGGCGCTCGGCACCAAGGACCAGCAACCGGCCGCCTATTCCCCGCGCACCGGTTTGTTCTACATCCCCACCAACCACTTGTGCATGGACTACGAGCCGGTGAGCGGCGGTGAGTACACCGCGGGCCAGCCGTATGTGAACGCGGTGCTGAACATGTATGCGGCGGGCAAGGTCACGGGCGACGGCACCAGCAACCTGGGTAATTTCGTCGCCTGGGATGCGGGTGAGGGCAAGATCAAGTGGTCGGTGCCGGAGCGGTTCTCGGTATGGAGCGGGGCGGTGGCGACCGCCGGTGATGTGGTGTTCTACGGGACCCTCGACGGCTACATCAAGTGTATCGATGCCAAGTCCGGCAAGCTCCTGTGGAAGTTCAAGACCCCGTCCGGGATCATCGGCAACCTCAATACCTGGATGCACAAGGACAAGCAGTATGTCGGTGTCTTGTCCGGGGTGGGCGGCTGGGCCGGCATCGGGATGGCGGCCGGTCTCATCGAGGACACCGAGGGGCTGGGTGCCGTGGGGGCTTACAAGGGCCTGAGCTCGTATACCCGCCTGGGCGGTGTGCTGAGCGCGTTCAGCCTGCCGTAGGCGGCACCTGAGCGCGTCATTGCGGAAAAAACGACAGGGCCCGGCACCGGTCTGAACGGTGCCGGGCTTTGGTCGTCTGCCAAGGGAAGGTGAACGGGACCCGCCCGGTGCAACGCTACGGGTCGGGGCCTTTGGTGAGCGGCGTGTGATCCTAGGGCTCACGCGCGGCCCGATTGCAGCGGTTAAGTGGTGGACAGGATCAACAACATGCCGAACATAGACAAGAGTGGGGTGGCATTGGCGGCTGTGCTCGGCCTCTTGGGTGGCTGCGGCGGGGGCGGGCAATCGGAGGAAGAGATCCGAAACGCGATAAATCAAGTCGATGCCATGATCGCCAAGCAGCAAAAGGCCACCAGTGGCTATAAAAATGAAGACGAGCTTGCCAAGCTCAAGTCCGAGCTCGAACGGCAACTCGGCGAGATCACC
This Pseudomonadota bacterium DNA region includes the following protein-coding sequences:
- a CDS encoding methanol/ethanol family PQQ-dependent dehydrogenase; translated protein: MRRTLLKPLALAVVAAAIPASALANEGLLELQEDDEYWVMPNGDFANTRYSKLDQINAGNAPKLQAAWTFSTGVLRGHEGGPLVLPGSATGLEHDTLYVNAPFPNNTFAINLDTLEVVWEYVPIQNQDETVPVMCCDTVNRGVAFGDGKIFLQQADTELVALDAKTGKKVWSVKNGNPKKGETNTNAPHVIKDKVFTGISGGEFGVRGFLAAYNIKDGKLAWKAYSVGPDAEMLIDPQKTTELGKPVGKDSSLKTWQGEQWKIGGGTTWGWFSYDPDLNLVYYGSGNPSTWNPVVRPGDNKWSMAIFARDVDTGMAKWVYQMTPHDEWDYDGVNEMILADIEVKGKDVKALVHFDRNGFGYTMNRETGELLVAEKFDPSVNWATHVDMKTGRPQTVAKYSTHKGGEDVNTKNVCPAALGTKDQQPAAYSPRTGLFYIPTNHLCMDYEPVSGGEYTAGQPYVNAVLNMYAAGKVTGDGTSNLGNFVAWDAGEGKIKWSVPERFSVWSGAVATAGDVVFYGTLDGYIKCIDAKSGKLLWKFKTPSGIIGNLNTWMHKDKQYVGVLSGVGGWAGIGMAAGLIEDTEGLGAVGAYKGLSSYTRLGGVLSAFSLP